From a region of the Hypanus sabinus isolate sHypSab1 unplaced genomic scaffold, sHypSab1.hap1 H_7, whole genome shotgun sequence genome:
- the LOC132386082 gene encoding interferon-induced very large GTPase 1-like, producing the protein MMSILPSGNNGPENLSLPQIVKDLGLQDHYPHKLSLQTVREVSQDKPEDSKPTRAEDLPWRFLQRILSANSLARNPDWPPDLSSKGEGNNHEDFSDFFEVRGQWDGGMNPLDIIAAIFLCADHSLQQELMLKMSLCQFALPFLMPDTHSHPMDKVRGPTEGPGATLLLWAMRPIVKTWCPHSPTDSSPVVEVSIVTAAMPTVSFLRLGRCTVSKSRILNLTLSQAQLQQNIFLHSEMECGNVSRRISNGMAEISWYLPSGKSNTDIFPEAAAFINLRGDADTFQGNARFLAKVSAALFIFIDVIGEKEREFLTSLTQSPAKHFLIFNTHINQQHITPEQVEKLFKDLKLKREQCIVLKKINEAKLVEKLRSQIKQVILMRDRDQPFLSLEKMADIAMEGGIEVDECQPEIQQAKEHMSKVQRKTVTEERSHQNSFNISEGSMGVSERINNDFPDGSNNSLHDTLCQIVKDLGLQDHYPHKLSLQTVREVSQDKLEDSKATRAEDLPWRFLQRILAANSLARNPEWPPVQFQQCEDIDDEDFGRLFRVKEPGDGGMNPLDIIAAIFLCADHSLQQELMLKMSLCQFALPFLMPDTHSHPMDKVRGPTEGPGATLLLWAMRPIVKTWCPHSPTDSSPIVEVSIVTAAMPTVSFLRLGRCTVSKSRILNLTLSQAQLQQNIFLHSEMRCGNVPRRISNGMAEISWYLPAGKRNTDIFPEAAAFINLRGDAETFQGNARFLAKVSAALFIFIDVIGEKEREFLTSLTQSPAKLFLIFNTHINQQHITREQVEKLFKDLKLERQQWIVRTNINEANLAEIVYSQIKQVILMRDRDQTLLSLEKMADIAMESGMEVDERQPEIQQAKEPTKILDRLDSGDITGYKRRVLPFHGESWQGLSKVEKEKSRMKLRGDRTTVVYNHQLDQEKNRIREDQLRQSLSEEMRLFIEYLTRRGGVDRAISLQWLKLELDSKSREVMAGLRRIYKELCKDSKQKVKELKELDQKMSDSSLGLEHFMRELGQIYELSVTRHNVTRRTQIHPKVSQFPGVAAELLLEGFPLELIDGDVSNVPIPWITAVLTELANKVGRACRVFVLTVIGVQSSGKSTLLNTMFCLRFAVSSGRCTQGAYMQLIKVTGSLAEELGCEFILVIDTEGLRAPELATLTDSYEHDNELATFVVGLSNLTLVNIGMENLSEMKDILQIVVHSLIRMRETGKGPKCIFVHQNIGDVSAHNQNLRGRQKLLEQLDKMTEAAAKLEKVDRVTFRDVMDYDADKDNWYIPGLWHGTPPMAAVNTGYSEHVSQLKKNLIQCLIQRSKSQRAFTIPDLIKWMAGLWEQVKHENFIFSFQNSLVAEAYNHLSVKYKDWEWELRKFSHSWGNEAENRISNAKGDLTKLLHNLEREMRTEMNKREGVTLDKLQALYESGADNVYLMEKYREEFKLSISSLCSRLHHDSMQRCRDAVSRRVGLQGVDDICNNFQNNIGEQVKELLRKCKTANWVLGQQELKNEFETMWKSTLSQLEYQPCREGNIELEIENLLREEIKTQGRVVNERLKCKNLCELGIQYFRIEEKHTNVSHWRWGTSKLIPSRLKSDLDQAAKITKLIEDECRHWITDITKMDMDYDNKYCIELLNMIEEKVDNISHQYVSMSEVFKAEFKLHLCGYAVPRFQEMHRRFIHNHDPQRRLENMKSQYFDLFMDIYTEQDENLRQAERFARSCFLPALRDATLKTLSVNIVDDMKKHDPERQYSLRNNFTVALLVHLKQTHQFDEYLRYIRDFENFAKDWLHQQVIKHCKTEHDGESTFTRLAKEILTEITGQAKDIVQDAVKQNFAGNAQSFLNTFVEKLNTRISMPKDEMKLVLFQSGSDGKKCAEAILPCIEEMEKKLLDEVKGWDVKAKIEELSIKPREELFKGLFNCTMKCPFCGVFCDSETPVHSQHSCKQHRPEGLNNCRWIDSKCLVTDICTASVASDRKFQNKDTNLEWHPYKDYQTVNDYYKSWIIQQEISAQAASYWKRVFYTFNQQFADEFRAKPAEIDESWNIDWDVVREEMNKTYNTTIQS; encoded by the coding sequence ATGATGAGCATTTTACCTTCTGGAAATAATGGGCCTGAAAATCTCAGCCTCCCACAAATTGTAAAGGATTTGGGATTACAGGATCATTATCCTCACAAATTGTCTCTTCAGACCGTGCGGGAGGTGTCCCAGGATAAACCGGAGGACAGCAAACCAACTCGAGCAGAAGATCTTCCCTGGCGATTTCTCCAGAGGATCCTCTCAGCCAATTCACTGGCGAGGAATCCTGACTGGCCACCTGATCTCTCCTCCAAAGGAGAAGGCAATAACCATGAAGACTTCAGTGATTTCTTTGAAGTTAGGGGACAATGGGATGGTGGGATGAATCCTCTGGATATCATTGCTGCCATTTTCCTCTGTGCTGACCACTCTCTCCAGCAGGAACTGATGCTGAAGATGTCTCTGTGCCAGTTTGCATTACCCTTTCTGAtgccagacacacacagtcaccccATGGACAAGGTGAGGGGACCCACAGAAGGGCCTGGTGCCACCCTTCTCCTCTGGGCCATGAGACCCATTGTTAAAACATGGTGCCCACATTCTCCTACAGACAGCAGCCCCGTTGTGGAGGTGTCCATCGTGACAGCGGCCATGCCAACGGTGTCCTTCCTCAGACTGGGAAGGTGCACAGTGTCCAAATCCCGAATCCTCAATCTCACCCTGAGTCAGGCACAGCTGCAGCAGAACATCTTCCTGCACTCCGAGATGGAATGTGGGAATGTGTCCCGCAGGATATCCAACGGAATGGCTGAGATCAGCTGGTATCTCCCTTCTGGGAAGAGTAACACGGATATTTTCCCAGAGGCTGCTGCATTCATTAACCTCCGAGGCGATGCTGACACTTTCCAGGGAAACGCTCGGTTTCTGGCAAAAGTATCTGCTGCTCTCTTTATTTTCATCGATGTTATCGGTGAGAAGGAACGAGAATTCCTCACCTCTCTCACACAGTCACCAGCAAAACACTTTCTGATATTCAACACCCACATCAATCAGCAACACATAACCCCTGAGCAGGTGGAGAAACTGTTCAAAGATCTAAAGTTAAAACGTGAACAATGCATCGTTCTGAAAAAAATAAATGAGGCTAAACTTGTGGAAAAGCTCCGCTCTCAGATCAAACAAGTAATTCTAATGAGGGACAGGGACCAGCCCTtcctgagcctggaaaaaatggCTGACATTGCAATGGAAGGTGGGATTGAGGTCGATGAATGTCAACCTGAAATACAACAAGCCAAGGAACATATGtcaaaagtgcagagaaaaacaGTCACTGAGGAACGATCTCATCAGAATTCATTCAACATCTCAGAGGGATCAATGGGTGTCTCGGAAAGAATAAACAATGATTTCCCAGATGGAAGTAACAATTCCCTACATGATACACTTTGTCAAATTGTAAAGGATTTGGGATTACAGGATCATTATCCTCACAAATTGTCTCTTCAGACCGTGCGGGAGGTGTCCCAGGATAAACTGGAGGACAGCAAAGCAACTCGAGCAGAAGATCTTCCCTGGCGATTTCTCCAGAGGATCCTCGCAGCCAATTCACTGGCGAGGAATCCCGAATGGCCACCTGTTCAGTTCCAGCAATGTGAGGACATTGATGATGAAGATTTCGGCCGATTGTTTCGGGTAAAAGAACCGGGGGATGGTGGGATGAATCCTCTGGATATCATTGCTGCCATTTTCCTCTGTGCTGACCACTCTCTCCAGCAGGAACTGATGCTGAAGATGTCTCTGTGCCAGTTTGCATTACCCTTTCTGAtgccagacacacacagtcaccccATGGACAAGGTGAGGGGACCCACAGAAGGGCCTGGTGCCACCCTTCTCCTCTGGGCCATGAGGCCCATTGTTAAAACATGGTGCCCACATTCTCCTACAGACAGCAGCCCCATTGTGGAGGTGTCCATCGTGACAGCGGCCATGCCAACGGTGTCCTTCCTCAGACTGGGAAGGTGCACAGTGTCCAAATCCCGAATCCTCAATCTCACCCTGAGTCAGGCACAGCTGCAGCAGAACATCTTCCTGCACTCCGAGATGAGATGTGGGAATGTGCCCCGCAGGATATCCAATGGAATGGCTGAGATCAGCTGGTATCTCCCTGCTGGGAAGAGAAACACGGATATTTTCCCAGAGGCTGCTGCATTCATTAACCTCCGAGGCGATGCTGAAACTTTCCAGGGAAACGCTCGGTTTCTGGCAAAAGTATCTGCTGCTCTCTTTATTTTCATCGATGTTATTGGTGAGAAGGAACGAGAATTCCTCACCTCTCTCACACAGTCACCAGCAAAACTCTTTCTCATATTCAACACCCACATCAATCAGCAACACATAACCCGTGAGCAGGTGGAGAAACTGTTCAAAGATCTAAAGTTAGAACGTCAACAATGGATTGTTCGGACAAACATAAATGAAGCTAATCTCGCAGAGATAGTTTATTCTCAGATCAAACAAGTAATTCTAATGAGGGACAGGGACCAGACCTTGCTGAGCCTGGAGAAAATGGCTGACATTGCGATGGAAAGTGGGATGGAGGTCGATGAACGTCAACCTGAAATACAACAAGCCAAGGAACCGACCAAAATACTGGACAGACTTGACTCAGGAGACATTACTGGGTATAAAAGGAGAGTGTTGCCCTTTCATGGAGAGTCCTGGCAAGGGTTGTCTAAAGTTGAAAAAGAGAAATCTCGGATGAAACTCCGTGGGGACAGAACCACAGTCGTGTATAACCACCAACTGGACCAGGAGAAGAACAGAATCCGGGAAGATCAGCTCAGACAGAGTCTGTCGGAAGAGATGCGACTGTTCATTGAATACCTCACCCGTCGTGGTGGGGTTGACAGAGCCATTTCCCTACAGTGGCTGAAGCTGGAACTGGACAGTAAATCACGGGAAGTTATGGCAGGATTGCGTAGAATTTATAAAGAACTGTGCAAAGACTCAAAGCAGAAGGTGAAGGAACTGAAGGAGTTGGATCAGAAGATGTCTGATAGTTCCCTGGGACTCGAGCATTTCATGAGGGAACTTGGCCAGATTTATGAACTTTCAGTGACTCGACACAACGTCACCCGAAGGACACAGATCCACCCAAAGGTGTCGCAGTTCCCAGGGGTTGCTGCTGAACTGTTGCTGGAAGGGTTCCCACTGGAACTCATCGATGGAGACGTTTCCAACGTTCCCATTCCATGGATCACTGCCGTACTCACAGAGCTGGCCAACAAAGTGGGAAGAGCTTGCCGAGTGTTTGTGCTGACAGTGATCGGAGTTCAGAGCTCGGGCAAGTCCACACTCCTCAACACAATGTTCTGTTTGCGGTTTGCTGTGAGCAGCGGCCGATGTACTCAAGGGGCCTACATGCAGTTGATCAAAGTCACAGGGAGCCTGGCCGAGGAGCTGGGCTGTGAGTTCATCCTGGTCATTGACACAGAGGGGCTGAGAGCCCCAGAACTCGCAACACTGACAGACAGCTACGAGCACGACAATGAGCTGGCAACGTTCGTGGTTGGATTAAGCAACTTAACGTTGGTAAACATCGGGATGGAAAATCTGTCAGAGATGAAAGATATTTTACAGATTGTTGTCCATTCCTTAATCCGCATgagggagacaggaaaagggccAAAGTGCATATTTGTGCACCAGAACATCGGCGATGTGAGTGCGCACAATCAGAATCTGAGAGGCCGTCAGAAACTCCTGGAGCAGCTGGATAAGATGACAGAGGCTGCAGCAAAGCTGGAGAAGGTAGACCGAGTAACGTTCCGGGATGTGATGGACTATGATGCTGACAAGGACAACTGGTACATCCCTGGTCTGTGGCATGGTACACCCCCAATGGCTGCAGTCAACACCGGCTACAGTGAACACGTCTCCCAACTGAAGAAGAACCTAATTCAGTGTCTAATCCAACGGAGCAAAAGCCAAAGAGCTTTCACTATCCCGGACTTGATCAAATGGATGGCTGGGCTTTGGGAGCAGGTGAAACACGAAAATTTCATTTTCAGCTTCCAGAACAGTCTGGTCGCAGAGGCTTACAATCACCTCTCCGTGAAGTACAAGGACTGGGAGTGGGAACTCCGCAAATTCAGTCACTCCTGGGGAAATGAGGCTGAAAACAGAATCAGCAATGCCAAAGGAGATCTCACCAAACTGCTCCATAATCTGGAGAGGGAGATGAGGACAGAGATGAACAAAAGGGAGGGTGTCACTCTGGATAAACTACAAGCTCTGTATGAAAGTGGGGCTGATAATGTGTATCTGATGGAGAAATACAGAGAGGAATTTAAACTCAGCATCTCCAGTTTATGCAGCCGACTTCACCACGATTCAATGCAGAGATGTAGAGATGCCGTGAGTAGACGAGTGGGACTACAGGGAGTGGATGATATTTGTAATAACTTTCAGAATAATATTGGAGAACAGGTGAAGGAACTTTTAAGGAAGTGTAAAACAGCAAATTGGGTGTTGGGTCAACAGGAACTTAAAAATGAATTTGAAACAATGTGGAAAAGTACACTCTCTCAGCTGGAGTATCAGCCCTGCAGAGAAGGAAACATTGAACTGGAGATTGAAAATCTTCTCAGGGAGGAAATAAAAACTCAAGGGAGAGTGGTTAATGAAAGGCTAAAATGTAAAAATCTCTGTGAACTGGGGATCCAGTACTTTCGGATTGAAGAGAAACACACCAACGTGTCACATTGGAGATGGGGTACAAGTAAACTCATTCCATCCAGATTGAAATCAGATCTCGATCAAGCAGCAAAGATTACAAAGCTCATCGAGGATGAATGCAGACATTGGATCACTGACATCACAAAAATGGACATGGATTATGACAACAAATATTGCATTGAACTTTTGAACATGATAGAGGAAAAAGTTGACAATATTTCACATCAATACGTTTCAATGTCTGAGGTTTTCAAGGCCGAGTTTAAACTTCACCTGTGTGGTTACGCTGTACCAAGATTCCAGGAGATGCACAGGAGGTTTATCCACAACCACGACCCACAGAGAAGACTGGAAAACATGAAAAGTCAATACTTTGATCTCTTCATGGATATTTACACAGAGCAGGATGAGAACCTGAGACAAGCAGAACGATTTGCACGATCTTGTTTCTTGCCAGCTCTCCGAGACGCCACCCTCAAGACTCTCAGCGTGAACATCGTGGATGATATGAAAAAACACGACCCTGAGCGACAGTACAGTCTCCGCAACAACTTCACTGTGGCCCTCCTGGTCCACCTGAAACAAACACATCAATTTGATGAATATCTCCGGTACATCAGAGATTTTGAGAATTTCGCCAAAGACTGGCTCCATCAGCAAGTTATTAAACACTGCAAGACAGAACACGATGGGGAGAGCACATTTAcccgtctggctaaagaaatcctcaCAGAGATCACTGGGCAAGCTAAGGACATTGTTCAGGATGCAGTGAAGCAGAActttgctggaaatgctcagagcTTCCTAAACACGTTTGTTGAAAAGTTAAACACAAGAATCTCGATGCCCAAAGATGAGATGAAACTTGTTCTGTTTCAGAGTGGCAGTGATGGCAAGAAATGTGCAGAAGCCATTCTGCCATGTATTGAAGAGATGGAGAAGAAACTCCTCGATGAGGTAAAAGGCTGGGATGTCAAAGCAAAGATTGAAGAATTATCCATTAAACCCAGGGAGGAGTTGTTCAAAGGGTTATTCAATTGTACAATGAAATGTCCTTTCTGTGGGGTTTTCTGTGACTCAGAGACCCCGGTACACTCACAACACTCCTGTAAACAGCACAGACCTGAAGGGCTCAACAACTGTCGATGGATAGACAGTAAATGTCTTGTAACGGATATCTGCACAGCTTCAGTCGCAAGTGATAGAAAATTCCAAAATAAAGACACAAATTTGGAATGGCATCCCTACAAGGATTATCAAACAGTCAATGATTACTACAAATCCTGGATTATCCAACAGGAAATTTCCGCACAGGCAGCATCCTATTGGAAAAGGGTTTTCTACACTTTCAATCAGCAGTTTGCTGATGAATTCAGAGCAAAGCCTGCAGAGATCGATGAAAGCTGGAACATTGACTGGGATGTGGTGAGGGAAGAAATGAACAAGACGTATAATACAACCATTCAGTCTTGA